Proteins found in one Elusimicrobiota bacterium genomic segment:
- the pphA gene encoding Serine/threonine-protein phosphatase 1: protein MNIWGVGDLHGHYWELTKLYDQMLAGGLKPEEDVVVFVGDYIDGGPDVKKVINWLMKKEKQYPHWKFVYGNHEDLMLDALVYGKVIYGDYYLWYRQGGEATTDSYISEKLTPYERALVNPSDVIPKKHLDWLQSRPLFAETEDYIFVHAGLLPGLSWEDHKKILSGELATPMSRAELAQEVIWTRDRFMDSDYDWGKKVIFGHTAMRQPLVMKNKIGIDGMFHNVGQLFAVKLPEEKFFIQESREKGWGHV from the coding sequence ATGAATATATGGGGTGTTGGTGATCTACATGGTCACTATTGGGAGCTTACTAAGCTCTACGATCAAATGCTCGCTGGGGGATTAAAGCCAGAAGAGGATGTTGTGGTGTTTGTTGGGGACTACATTGACGGTGGCCCAGATGTCAAAAAGGTTATCAACTGGTTGATGAAAAAAGAGAAACAGTATCCCCACTGGAAATTTGTCTATGGAAACCACGAAGATTTAATGCTAGATGCCCTAGTTTATGGGAAAGTAATCTACGGAGATTATTATCTTTGGTATCGCCAAGGAGGGGAGGCTACAACCGATAGCTACATTTCAGAAAAACTTACTCCATATGAACGAGCTCTCGTAAACCCAAGCGATGTAATCCCGAAGAAACATTTAGACTGGCTACAGTCTCGCCCTCTCTTTGCCGAAACCGAGGACTATATCTTTGTCCACGCAGGGCTACTCCCTGGATTGTCATGGGAAGACCATAAAAAGATTCTTAGTGGAGAACTAGCCACCCCAATGTCTCGGGCTGAACTCGCCCAGGAAGTCATCTGGACAAGAGATCGCTTTATGGACTCAGACTATGACTGGGGGAAGAAGGTAATCTTTGGTCACACCGCCATGAGACAACCACTGGTTATGAAAAATAAAATTGGGATTGACGGAATGTTTCACAATGTCGGGCAACTATTTGCCGTTAAGCTTCCAGAAGAAAAATTCTTTATACAAGAATCTCGGGAGAAAGGATGGGGCCATGTTTAG
- the rmlA_2 gene encoding Glucose-1-phosphate thymidylyltransferase, whose amino-acid sequence MIGVVCAGGRGTRLYPLTYATNKHLLPIYDQPMIYYPLQTLLDAGIRDVVIVVGGEHAGAFIKVIKNGKELGFNHVYYAYQEGDRAGIADAVLQAEGFANGEAITVILGDNTTDADISDDVQNFEKGAKIFLKEVPDPERFGCPVFDPDQQIIKIEEKPKSPQSRYGVVGLYIYDNTVFDKIKKLKPSKRGELEITDLNNMYLKDGGLDYSMLTGFWRDAGTFDTLSESNAYWKLKNNK is encoded by the coding sequence ATGATCGGAGTAGTTTGTGCTGGAGGTAGAGGGACTAGATTATATCCATTGACATATGCAACAAATAAACACCTTCTCCCTATTTATGATCAACCAATGATTTATTACCCCCTCCAGACTTTACTGGATGCGGGGATTAGAGATGTGGTTATTGTGGTTGGTGGGGAACATGCGGGCGCATTTATCAAGGTTATTAAAAACGGGAAAGAACTTGGTTTTAATCATGTTTACTACGCATATCAAGAGGGAGATAGGGCGGGGATTGCCGACGCCGTTCTTCAGGCCGAGGGATTTGCTAATGGGGAAGCAATCACAGTGATTCTGGGAGATAATACTACCGACGCCGATATTTCTGATGATGTCCAAAACTTTGAAAAGGGAGCTAAAATTTTCTTGAAAGAAGTCCCTGATCCAGAAAGATTTGGGTGCCCAGTATTTGACCCAGATCAACAAATAATTAAAATAGAAGAAAAGCCTAAATCTCCACAGTCTCGCTATGGAGTAGTGGGACTCTATATTTACGACAATACCGTGTTTGATAAAATCAAAAAACTGAAACCATCCAAGCGTGGGGAACTAGAAATTACTGATCTAAACAACATGTACCTAAAAGACGGTGGGCTAGACTATTCGATGCTTACTGGTTTTTGGAGAGATGCGGGGACATTTGACACGCTCTCCGAGAGCAATGCTTATTGGAAACTTAAAAATAATAAATAA
- the strE gene encoding dTDP-glucose 4,6-dehydratase produces the protein MKILITGSKGFIGSHLGNYLQSKDHDITGLDNNSHPCGQPTKFTTVHGDVRFYDEVDKWVGKADLVYHLAAQINVDRSIENPKQTLDVNLVGTYNVLEACKKYNVPMVFASTSEVYGGHDEPINEGSDTRSQSPYATSKLAADKLCGNYHDLYGLEVYRARFFNVFGEWQNDDDCGAVIPRFTSQVLSGIRPTIYGDGSQSRDYIHIDDVVRAYELLPTLKKLNGEPVNIGTGETHTIKNIAELIIHYAESNLEPDFWDARPGEVSKLLADTSLISSFGFLPAIKFNDGLRRYVLWKK, from the coding sequence ATGAAAATACTAATAACTGGATCTAAAGGATTTATCGGTTCTCACCTGGGGAATTATTTACAATCCAAGGATCATGATATAACTGGACTAGATAATAATTCCCACCCCTGCGGTCAACCAACAAAATTCACGACTGTTCACGGGGATGTACGATTCTATGACGAAGTAGATAAATGGGTGGGGAAAGCTGATCTAGTCTACCACTTAGCCGCCCAGATTAATGTTGATAGGTCAATAGAAAACCCGAAACAAACCCTAGATGTTAATCTAGTCGGAACATATAATGTTCTAGAAGCTTGCAAAAAATATAATGTTCCAATGGTATTTGCCTCTACTTCGGAGGTTTATGGTGGGCATGATGAGCCAATTAACGAAGGGTCAGACACTAGATCTCAAAGTCCATATGCTACCTCTAAGCTCGCCGCCGACAAACTGTGTGGGAACTACCACGATCTCTATGGCCTAGAAGTTTATAGGGCTCGCTTCTTCAATGTATTCGGTGAGTGGCAAAATGATGATGATTGTGGAGCGGTAATTCCGAGGTTTACAAGTCAAGTATTGTCTGGGATAAGACCAACTATTTATGGTGACGGCTCTCAGTCCAGAGATTATATCCACATAGACGATGTGGTTAGGGCATATGAACTTCTCCCCACCCTTAAGAAACTAAATGGTGAACCAGTAAATATTGGAACTGGGGAAACTCATACGATTAAAAATATTGCAGAACTAATTATTCACTATGCCGAGTCTAACCTCGAACCAGATTTTTGGGATGCCAGACCTGGAGAAGTAAGTAAACTCTTGGCAGATACCTCTCTAATTAGTTCTTTTGGATTTTTGCCTGCTATAAAATTTAACGACGGCCTGAGGAGGTATGTTCTATGGAAAAAATAA
- the legI_1 gene encoding N,N'-diacetyllegionaminic acid synthase, with amino-acid sequence MEKIIVIAEAGINHGGDVKVAHEMIDVAKDCGADVVKFQTVNPDLVYAKDDELYGIFDKVKLQRLDWLALKDHAEAVGIEFLSTPGEVESADMLDSIGVEGFKIASDSAKDIDFVAYVMGKKKPVIVSMGQMKDIDEILATIKKYPRPPEIVLHCVSKYPLDPGDAALYKIPQLKEKVKDMGITVGYSDHTEGITTAVSAVMLGAKVLEKHFMLSKKAIDAPVSLMPDELKELVNKIRSLNDSSSSESV; translated from the coding sequence ATGGAAAAAATAATTGTTATCGCCGAAGCAGGGATCAACCACGGAGGAGATGTAAAAGTCGCCCACGAGATGATCGATGTGGCAAAAGATTGTGGAGCTGATGTTGTTAAGTTCCAAACAGTAAATCCAGATTTAGTTTATGCTAAAGACGATGAGTTGTATGGGATTTTTGATAAAGTAAAACTACAACGCCTCGATTGGCTGGCACTAAAGGATCACGCCGAAGCTGTCGGGATTGAGTTCCTTTCTACCCCTGGAGAGGTCGAGAGTGCCGACATGTTGGATTCCATCGGCGTAGAGGGATTCAAAATCGCCTCTGATTCTGCCAAAGACATTGATTTTGTCGCTTATGTTATGGGAAAGAAAAAGCCAGTGATTGTGTCTATGGGACAGATGAAAGACATCGACGAGATCCTCGCCACAATCAAAAAATATCCTAGACCACCAGAGATTGTTTTGCACTGTGTCTCTAAATATCCACTAGATCCAGGTGATGCGGCTCTTTATAAAATCCCCCAACTAAAGGAAAAAGTCAAAGATATGGGAATCACGGTGGGATACTCTGATCATACAGAGGGGATAACAACGGCCGTTTCGGCAGTAATGTTGGGAGCAAAAGTTTTAGAAAAACACTTTATGCTTTCTAAAAAAGCCATTGATGCCCCAGTGTCTTTGATGCCAGACGAGTTAAAAGAATTAGTTAATAAAATAAGGAGCCTAAATGACAGTAGTAGCAGTGAGAGTGTTTAA
- the kdsB_2 gene encoding 3-deoxy-manno-octulosonate cytidylyltransferase, with the protein MPTTKKVDAIIQARLTSSRFPNKVNAMLGSKTVLSHVIENLQKCKNIDQIILAIPDNPENMDLIEYENIYKIKMFAGDENNVLDRFIQAAEFYDVKNILRVCADAPFLPPWLVDYAIEMWNPKKIGYMRSTGMPLGQNIELMTLSALKSIEVPSPEEKEHVTLALYKSSTTTRSILDIDSLTVDTPADLKELEKIGKYYE; encoded by the coding sequence ATGCCCACGACAAAAAAGGTTGATGCTATTATCCAGGCCAGACTAACCTCTAGCCGTTTTCCCAATAAAGTGAATGCTATGCTGGGAAGCAAAACAGTCCTTTCTCATGTAATTGAAAACCTCCAAAAATGTAAAAATATTGATCAGATTATTCTTGCTATCCCTGATAATCCAGAAAACATGGATCTTATTGAGTATGAAAACATTTATAAAATAAAGATGTTTGCGGGAGACGAGAACAATGTTCTTGATAGATTTATCCAAGCGGCAGAATTTTATGATGTTAAAAATATTCTTAGGGTCTGTGCTGATGCCCCTTTTCTCCCCCCGTGGCTAGTGGATTACGCTATCGAAATGTGGAATCCCAAAAAGATTGGTTACATGAGAAGCACTGGGATGCCCCTTGGTCAAAATATTGAGCTAATGACTCTCTCTGCCCTTAAATCAATAGAGGTTCCTTCTCCAGAGGAAAAGGAACATGTAACTCTTGCACTTTATAAATCTTCAACCACTACCAGGTCAATATTAGACATTGATTCCCTCACTGTGGACACCCCAGCTGACTTAAAAGAGTTAGAAAAGATAGGAAAATACTATGAGTGA
- the ubiE_3 gene encoding Ubiquinone/menaquinone biosynthesis C-methyltransferase UbiE: MSDWEYFWAARGVGPLNGTNARPDYYDVVGAAEFLHSNIGDSHDGGSLIDVGCGNGNLLFELKKWYPSLTGIDYSPKMIDWCKESLSNIANFYVGDAFSIPFKNESFNIAISMGVIQYCENDEKAKKMVDEMYRVVKPGGVVVVGDVLDRAEYEPLDGMGSFYPEVLANGRPYETVKSFYEADRRYDFILRKK; encoded by the coding sequence ATGAGTGATTGGGAATATTTTTGGGCAGCTCGGGGAGTTGGACCGCTTAATGGAACCAACGCCAGACCAGATTATTATGATGTAGTGGGGGCGGCAGAATTTTTACACTCTAACATTGGAGATTCTCATGATGGTGGGTCGTTGATTGATGTCGGGTGTGGTAATGGAAATCTGTTATTTGAGCTTAAAAAGTGGTACCCAAGTCTAACTGGTATTGATTATTCCCCCAAAATGATTGATTGGTGCAAAGAGAGTCTTTCAAATATTGCCAACTTTTATGTTGGAGACGCTTTTAGTATTCCCTTTAAGAATGAGTCATTTAATATTGCCATCTCCATGGGAGTAATCCAATATTGTGAGAATGATGAGAAGGCTAAAAAGATGGTTGATGAAATGTATCGGGTTGTAAAACCAGGGGGAGTAGTTGTTGTTGGGGATGTTTTAGATCGAGCTGAATATGAACCACTAGATGGAATGGGCTCTTTTTATCCAGAGGTACTGGCTAATGGTCGCCCATATGAAACAGTTAAATCATTTTATGAAGCAGATAGACGATACGATTTTATTTTAAGGAAAAAATGA
- the arnB_1 gene encoding UDP-4-amino-4-deoxy-L-arabinose--oxoglutarate aminotransferase — protein sequence MIKFYVPTIDESDKRAVMDVLESKWLTSGHITEQFEEEFAKYVGAPYAVATNSCSNAMFLALQYQFAHNNSRWGQFSVPSFTCSATPHALMWAGVTPTFVDIDPETFGMLPTPYRSIPVHYAGKYNEQKQVLIEDSAHRLVPKSFTGNLTCYSFYVTKNITSGEGGMIACATKEQAEWLKAARLYGIQDGAWRRNVKKSWDFSVDFVGWKCNPIDLTMALGLSQLRKADIFFEERKRVAKRYDELLGVETDWEANHLYPILLNKRDEFIEEMKKKEIQVSVHFPPLHLQPAYKNISSPLPNTEWVWDHIVSLPIYPYMEDKDIVTVAGEVNQWRGKYGIAKKD from the coding sequence ATGATCAAATTTTATGTTCCAACTATAGACGAATCAGATAAAAGGGCAGTAATGGATGTCCTAGAGTCTAAATGGCTAACAAGTGGTCATATTACCGAACAGTTTGAAGAAGAATTTGCTAAATATGTTGGGGCTCCTTATGCAGTTGCCACTAATTCTTGTTCTAATGCGATGTTTTTGGCATTACAATATCAATTTGCCCATAATAATTCTCGGTGGGGGCAGTTTTCTGTCCCATCATTTACTTGTTCTGCCACTCCCCACGCCCTAATGTGGGCGGGAGTAACACCAACTTTTGTAGATATTGACCCTGAAACATTTGGAATGTTACCCACCCCATACCGTTCAATCCCCGTCCATTACGCTGGAAAATACAACGAACAAAAACAGGTCTTAATAGAAGACTCTGCACATAGGCTTGTCCCCAAAAGCTTTACTGGAAACTTAACTTGCTATTCTTTCTATGTTACTAAAAATATTACCTCTGGAGAGGGTGGGATGATTGCCTGTGCAACAAAAGAACAGGCAGAATGGTTAAAAGCTGCGAGGTTATATGGAATACAAGATGGAGCATGGAGAAGAAATGTTAAGAAATCTTGGGACTTCTCAGTTGATTTTGTTGGTTGGAAGTGCAACCCGATTGACCTAACCATGGCTCTTGGACTATCACAACTTCGAAAAGCTGACATATTTTTTGAAGAGCGTAAAAGAGTTGCTAAAAGATATGATGAACTTTTGGGAGTAGAAACAGACTGGGAGGCTAATCACCTCTACCCAATTCTTCTAAACAAGAGGGACGAATTTATCGAAGAGATGAAGAAAAAAGAAATCCAAGTTTCTGTTCATTTTCCTCCTCTCCACCTGCAACCTGCATATAAAAATATAAGTAGTCCCCTACCAAACACTGAGTGGGTTTGGGATCACATTGTTTCCTTACCAATTTATCCATATATGGAAGATAAAGATATTGTGACTGTGGCGGGGGAAGTTAATCAGTGGAGGGGAAAATATGGAATTGCCAAAAAAGATTGA